In Malania oleifera isolate guangnan ecotype guangnan chromosome 8, ASM2987363v1, whole genome shotgun sequence, a single window of DNA contains:
- the LOC131161823 gene encoding pentatricopeptide repeat-containing protein At1g77405: MIISKPLYNSRTALVNQVLAAMVQNQPLDARIAAFPGPPWSVEAVSEVLRSVPRFFFQSARSIGRQNGFRHRAPLKQRNLREEAKKVRNNVLVLGPAAYRDPQKVKLGLNKAMEFYYLVESRFGFTHNEMTCREMACVLARANRLTALWKFLKEMARRGSGGLVTTATITCLIKVLGEEGLVNEALAAFYRMKQFHCKPDVYAYNTIIYALCRVGNFKRARFLLEQMELPGYRCPPDTFTYTILISSYCKYSLQTGCRKAIRRRLWEANHLFRIMLFKGFVPDVVTYNCLIDGCCKTYRIGRALELFDDMNKRGCLPNRVTYNSFIRYYSAVNEIEKAVEMLRRMEKMKHEMPTCSSYTPIIHALCEVGRVVEARDLLVELVDGGSIPREYTYKLVCSVLKSAEKENLLQDRLRRRIEDGIEDRYRQVIKVKPIMTHGDSL; the protein is encoded by the coding sequence ATGATCATATCAAAACCACTATACAACTCTCGCACTGCTCTGGTAAACCAAGTGTTGGCTGCTATGGTCCAAAACCAACCGCTAGATGCCCGAATTGCTGCCTTTCCTGGTCCGCCATGGAGCGTTGAAGCTGTTTCTGAGGTGTTGCGATCCGTGCCCAGATTCTTCTTTCAGTCTGCTCGGTCCATTGGTCGCCAAAATGGTTTCCGGCACCGTGCTCCTCTCAAGCAAAGAAACCTCCGAGAAGAAGCCAAGAAAGTTCGCAACAATGTGCTTGTTCTTGGCCCAGCTGCGTACAGAGACCCCCAGAAGGTCAAATTGGGATTGAACAAAGCAATGGAGTTCTACTATTTGGTAGAATCCCGATTTGGGTTTACCCACAATGAGATGACTTGTAGAGAGATGGCTTGTGTATTGGCCAGAGCCAATAGATTGACAGCTCTTTGGAAATTTCTCAAGGAAATGGCCAGGAGAGGGAGCGGCGGGCTTGTAACTACTGCTACTATTACCTGTTTGATTAAAGTTCTAGGAGAAGAGGGGTTGGTTAATGAAGCATTAGCTGCATTTTACCGGATGAAGCAGTTTCATTGTAAACCAGATGTTTATGCTTATAATACCATTATTTATGCTCTCTGTAGAGTTGGGAACTTTAAGAGGGCAAGGTTTTTGTTGGAGCAGATGGAATTGCCGGGGTATAGATGCCCGCCTGATACGTTCACATACACAATCTTGATTAGTTCCTATTGTAAATACAGTCTGCAAACTGGGTGCAGGAAGGCCATCAGGAGGAGGTTATGGGAAGCAAACCATTTGTTTCGGATTATGCTCTTTAAGGGTTTTGTTCCTGATGTTGTTACTTATAACTGTTTGATTGATGGATGTTGTAAAACTTACCGAATTGGGAGGGCACTGGAACTTTTTGATGATATGAATAAAAGGGGTTGTCTCCCCAACCGGGTTACTTATAATTCTTTTATCAGATATTACAGTGCTGTTAATGAGATTGAGAAAGCAGTTGAGATGTTGCGGAGGATGGAAAAAATGAAGCATGAGATGCCCACTTGCAGCTCATACACTCCAATTATTCATGCTTTGTGTGAAGTAGGTAGGGTGGTGGAGGCTAGGGATCTTCTGGTTGAGTTGGTTGATGGAGGCTCAATTCCTAGAGAATATACATATAAATTAGTTTGCAGTGTGCTTAAATCTGCAGAAAAAGAAAATTTGCTACAAGACAGACTGCGCAGAAGAATTGAGGACGGTATAGAGGATAGATACAGGCAGGTGATAAAGGTGAAACCAATTATGACCCACGGGGATTCTTTATAG